TGTCCATGCTCGCCACCCAGTTGGGTCTGACGGTGGGCGGCGTCTACCCGCTCGCCGTGTTCCAGGCGGAGCGCCACGTCACCGGTTCCTCGTACCGGCTGGGCCTCGTCAACTTCCACTACCCTCAGAAGTTCACCATGTGCATTCCCGAGGTTCCGTCGGAGCCGTGGTGCGGCAACGGCGTCCTGGACCCCAGTGAGCAGTGCGACGACGGGGTGAACGCGGGCGGGTACGGCGAGTGCGACTTCGGCTGTGTCTTCGGCCCTCGCTGCGGCGATGGCGTCACGCAGTCATCGTACGGTGAGCAGTGCGACGACGGCTTCAACAGCGGCGGCTACGGCCAGTGCTCCGCGGGCTGTGTCTTCGGCCCTCGCTGCGGCGACGGCATCGTCCAGCTCACCGCCGGTGAGCAGTGCGATGACGGCAACCTGCGCGGCAACGACGGCTGCAGTGCGTACTGCCAGCTCGAGCTGTTCTGAGTCCCGACGCCGCCGCTTCCGAGGCACTCCAAGTCCTCGGAAGCGGTGGCGTGAAGTGCCTCAGCGCACCCAGGACACGTTGGTGACGGTGAACTTCGAGCCGTCCGTCTTCTCGACATTCGTGTAGGGCAGGTACACGCGCGACGAGAAGGTGTTCGCGGCGGTGTCGATTTCGATGAGCCGCGTCGGGTTCGAGGACCCGTCATGGTAGGCGGTCAGCATCTGGTGGATGGTGTTGCCCTGCGTCCCCGTCACCGCGCGGTAGGCGTGCGTGCCCACGTGCCCGGAGAAGATGAACCGCACGTTGGGGTACAGCTTGAGCGCGTTGTCGAACACGTACTGGGGGCTGTTGTTGCCGTAGCCTCCGTTGCCCTGCTCGATGCCGCCGCCGCTGTTCTGGTGCGAGTGCGTCAGCACGATGACGTTGTGGTTCGGGTGCTGCGCGAGCACGTTCCGGGCCCACGTCACCGCGTCGGTGCGCGCCCACAGCTCCAGGCTGAGCACCAGCCAGTTCAGCCCGCCCGCCGAGAAGGTGTGGAAGGAGTTGTCGCTCTTGCCCGCCTCGAACACGCCGCCCAGCCGGGTGAAGCGCGTCGGCGGGAAGTAGGTGTTGAACGTGGTGGTGTTGCGCAGGTTGGCGTTCACGTTGCCGGGACACGCGCTGCCGCCCGGACAGGTGGCCGCGGTGTCGTGGTTGCCGATGGCGATGGCGTAGGGAATCCCCGCCGCGTCCAGCTTCTGGAAGGCGTTGCCCGCGCGGACGTACTGGATGTGGTCCGGCGTGTCCCAGTTGGCCATGTCGCCCGTGTGGCCCACGAAGCGGATGTCCAGCGCGGCCTGGTTGTCCGCGAGCCACTGCATGCGGTGGTCGATGAGCGTGGAGTTGGAGACGACCTCGTTCTGGGTGTCCGGGACGATGACCAGCGTGAACTTCGTGTCCACCGGCTGCGTCGTCGCCGGAGCCACGTGGAAGCGGATGCCCTGGTCCACCCAGCCCCCCGCGCTGAGGGCCGCGCGCTCCTGGGCGGTGATGGCGAAGCGGTGCTTCCGCAGCGTGTCGTTCGCGTAGCGGTAGACGGGGACCAGGCACGGTGAGGCAGTGGCCGACGCGAAGAAGCCCACGCCCTCGTCGGTGGTGAAGCCTCCCTGCGTCACCAACTGCTGCTTCTCCGCCGCGTCGAGGGTCCAGAAGTGCTCGGTCCGGCTCGGGCTGTAGATGCGGTACACGGGCGACAGCCCCGTCCCCGCGATTCCCGAGGCCCGGAACGCCACGCCCCGGTCCTCCGTGTAGCCATACGTCGTCCCCGCGTTCGTCGCCTCGTTGGCGTTCAGCGTGTAGAGGCTGTCGCCATTGCTCGGCCGGATGCGGTGATACACGGGCGAGTTCAGCGCGGCGCAGTCGAGCGCCGCCTCGCTGGACGCTGTCTCATCTGGCTCGACGGGCGCACCACCACCACACGCCCACAGTCCCGCCACCAGCGCCAGCGACCCCGCGATTCTCCACGACTTCATGATGTCTCCTCTCGAGTGGATACGACGCGTCACTCCCGGCAGCCTCTTCGACTCGATTGACTCGGGCAATGACTTGATTCCAGGCCAATTAGAACATCGATGACAAACAGGCCAAAACCGAACAGGAGGCCAATATGCAACACAGTTGCATCAACAATCCTCACATGACATAACGCCCGCACCTCGAAGGCGCGTGAGCGCTCCGCCCTTCGCACCTCCCCGGGAACAGTCATGCATCCAAGACCCCTCCATCTGGCATTCCTGGCCGTCACGGCCCTCCTCATGGTGAGCTGTGGCTCATCGGACGAGCCCGCCCCCGACGAGACCGCTGAGTGCAGCGGCCACGGCCACCTGCACGGCGACCATTGTCACTGCGACGAGGGCTATGTCGCGGACGGCCTCACGTGTGTCGTCGCCGAGGAGCCCGTCATCGAGTGCGGAGGCCACGGCCATCTGCACGGCGACCACTGCCACTGCGACGAGGGCTACACCGAGCAGAACGGCACCTGCGTCGTCGCCCCAGAGCCGGGCCCCGACTGTGGCGAGTACGGACACGCGCACGGGGACCACTGCCACTGCGACGAAGGCTACGAGGAGAAGGAAGGCACCTGCGTGCCCCAGACGGAGCCAGTGCTCGACTGTGGTGAGCAC
The Myxococcus fulvus DNA segment above includes these coding regions:
- a CDS encoding metallophosphoesterase, encoding MKSWRIAGSLALVAGLWACGGGAPVEPDETASSEAALDCAALNSPVYHRIRPSNGDSLYTLNANEATNAGTTYGYTEDRGVAFRASGIAGTGLSPVYRIYSPSRTEHFWTLDAAEKQQLVTQGGFTTDEGVGFFASATASPCLVPVYRYANDTLRKHRFAITAQERAALSAGGWVDQGIRFHVAPATTQPVDTKFTLVIVPDTQNEVVSNSTLIDHRMQWLADNQAALDIRFVGHTGDMANWDTPDHIQYVRAGNAFQKLDAAGIPYAIAIGNHDTAATCPGGSACPGNVNANLRNTTTFNTYFPPTRFTRLGGVFEAGKSDNSFHTFSAGGLNWLVLSLELWARTDAVTWARNVLAQHPNHNVIVLTHSHQNSGGGIEQGNGGYGNNSPQYVFDNALKLYPNVRFIFSGHVGTHAYRAVTGTQGNTIHQMLTAYHDGSSNPTRLIEIDTAANTFSSRVYLPYTNVEKTDGSKFTVTNVSWVR